A window from Fusarium musae strain F31 chromosome 8, whole genome shotgun sequence encodes these proteins:
- a CDS encoding hypothetical protein (EggNog:ENOG41): protein MSISEAYGIRASSGLTEVNGMHVAHNLDKNLILAPTGAGGLTFGLQCKTNETTLVLKDDFMSDILSVIGPSGRGPYELRTSPETRPFGIGSMIYHDFSMKPLGDGTGGQTLRIADEDVNDGHWIAWKDPEGNGEWAVYWVTPLPYNMEDLPGGVPIELILDNKA, encoded by the exons ATGAGTATCTCCGAAGCATATGGTATCCGAGCTTCAAG CGGCCTCACTGAGGTGAATGGCATGCATGTCGCGCATAACTTAGACAAGAATCTAATTCTGGCTCCTACCGGCGCCGGGGGCTTGACTTTTGGCCTACAATGCAAAACAAACGAAACAACACTCGTCCTCAAGGATGATTTCATGTCAGACATTCTGTCTGTCATCGGCCCAAGCGGCCGAGGGCCGTACGAGCTGCGGACTTCCCCTGAAACTAGACCATTTGGCATTGGTTCAATGATCTATCATGACTTTTCGATGAAACCTCTTGGTGATGGAACAGGGGGCCAGACTTTGAGAATCGCCGATGAGGACGTAAATGATGGACACTGGATCGCATGGAAAGACCCAGAAGGCAATGGCGAATGGGCGGTATATTGGGTGACACCTCTACCCTACAACATGGAGGATTTGCCTGGAGGCGTCCCTATTGAGCTAATTCTTGACAACAAGGCCTAA